Proteins from a single region of Novosphingobium sp. CECT 9465:
- a CDS encoding DUF1285 domain-containing protein: MPYTPPPELASLSLAELAEQVAARKLPPLDQWNPQETGDSEMRIAADGRWYHQGGEIRRPAMVRAFSSLLMRGADSQHWLVTPFQRLSIAVDDAAFIATDMQAMRGTDGLVALAFRLNTDDLVLLGPDHPLRVAGTADVPAFYLGVRHGTEARLNRSTYGQLIDHALALGEADLAIESMGQRFPVVPAL, translated from the coding sequence GTGCCATATACTCCTCCGCCCGAACTCGCCTCGCTGAGCCTTGCCGAACTGGCCGAACAGGTTGCCGCGCGCAAGCTGCCCCCGCTCGATCAGTGGAACCCGCAGGAAACGGGTGACAGCGAGATGCGGATTGCCGCCGATGGCCGCTGGTATCATCAGGGCGGTGAAATCCGGCGGCCGGCGATGGTGCGCGCATTCTCGTCCTTGCTGATGCGTGGTGCGGACAGCCAGCACTGGCTGGTCACGCCGTTTCAGCGCTTGTCGATCGCCGTGGACGATGCAGCATTCATCGCCACCGACATGCAGGCGATGCGTGGCACGGACGGACTTGTTGCGCTGGCGTTCCGGCTGAATACCGACGACCTGGTACTGCTGGGACCGGATCATCCCTTGCGCGTTGCTGGAACGGCAGATGTGCCGGCATTCTACCTTGGGGTGCGCCACGGCACGGAGGCGCGGCTGAACCGCAGCACATACGGCCAGCTGATCGACCATGCGCTGGCCTTGGGCGAGGCGGATCTGGCGATCGAGAGCATGGGCCAGCGCTTTCCGGTGGTGCCCGCCCTGTGA
- a CDS encoding GNAT family N-acetyltransferase has translation MSKIIPLADVDPELVEQLLDQAFEPARHQRTAYKVREGMEALGNLSFAALDDDDMLAGSIQCWPVALTDAQGRAHPMIMVGPVAVLPHLQRHGFGKALMTAALTAIDPRAPLPQVLIGDPEYYGRFFGFSNANTGGWQLPGPFEQHRLLCRTANPAVLPQQGTLGPWRR, from the coding sequence TTGTCCAAGATCATCCCGCTTGCCGATGTCGATCCCGAACTGGTGGAGCAATTGCTCGACCAGGCCTTCGAACCGGCGCGGCATCAACGAACCGCCTACAAAGTGCGCGAAGGCATGGAAGCGCTGGGCAACCTGTCGTTCGCCGCGCTTGACGATGACGACATGCTGGCAGGATCGATCCAGTGCTGGCCGGTTGCGCTGACCGACGCGCAGGGCCGCGCTCACCCCATGATCATGGTTGGCCCCGTGGCCGTGCTGCCGCACCTGCAACGCCACGGCTTTGGCAAGGCGCTGATGACCGCGGCGCTGACCGCGATCGACCCGCGCGCCCCGCTGCCGCAAGTGCTGATCGGCGACCCGGAATATTACGGACGGTTCTTCGGCTTTTCCAACGCAAACACCGGTGGATGGCAGCTTCCCGGACCGTTCGAGCAGCATCGCCTGCTGTGCCGGACCGCCAATCCCGCCGTCCTGCCGCAACAGGGCACACTGGGGCCTTGGCGGCGCTGA
- a CDS encoding cytochrome ubiquinol oxidase subunit I: protein MFAGLDPQDAALVLARMQFAFTVSFHFIFPSFSIGLASYLAVLEGLWLKTGKAIYLDLFRYWLKIFSVAFAMGVVSGLVMSYQFGTNWSVFSDKVGGVIGPLMAYEVLTAFFLEAGFLGVMLFGMNRVGRKLHFAATLMVAVGTFISAFWILSVNSWMQTPTGFEMGPNGEFLPGPSWIAIIFNPSFPYRLVHTVIAAYLTTAFVVGAVGGWHLLKDRANLHARKMFSMAMWMAALVAPIQILAGDMHGLNTLEHQPAKVMAMEGHFQSHPDGAPLYLFGVPDDKAQTLNYAVGIPKASSLILKHDLDAPLAGLDTIAPDKRPPVWIVFWSFRVMVAIGFAMLGLGLWSLLARIRKRLYDWPALYRAAIVMGPSGFVAVIAGWVTTEVGRQPYTVYGLLTTADSVSPIAAPAVAASLLAFVVVYFAVFGVGTWYLLRLMSAAPEPHEDGPEDNERAPIRSAGITPAQQREGAA from the coding sequence ATGTTCGCAGGGCTTGATCCACAGGATGCCGCGCTGGTGCTGGCGCGAATGCAATTCGCCTTCACGGTAAGCTTCCACTTCATCTTTCCGTCCTTCTCCATCGGGTTGGCAAGCTACCTTGCCGTTCTCGAAGGGCTGTGGCTGAAGACCGGCAAGGCGATCTATCTCGACCTGTTCCGTTACTGGCTGAAGATATTCTCTGTCGCCTTCGCGATGGGCGTCGTCTCCGGGCTGGTCATGTCCTACCAGTTCGGCACGAACTGGTCGGTGTTCTCGGACAAGGTCGGCGGCGTGATCGGGCCGTTGATGGCTTACGAAGTGCTGACCGCGTTCTTCCTTGAGGCCGGGTTCCTTGGCGTCATGCTGTTCGGCATGAACCGGGTGGGCCGCAAACTGCACTTTGCCGCCACGCTGATGGTGGCGGTGGGCACGTTCATATCGGCGTTCTGGATTCTCTCGGTCAATTCATGGATGCAGACGCCCACCGGGTTTGAAATGGGTCCGAACGGAGAATTCCTGCCGGGGCCAAGCTGGATCGCGATCATCTTCAACCCCAGCTTCCCCTACCGCCTCGTCCACACCGTGATCGCGGCCTATCTGACCACGGCCTTCGTGGTTGGCGCGGTGGGCGGATGGCACCTGCTCAAGGATCGTGCGAATCTGCACGCGCGCAAGATGTTCTCGATGGCGATGTGGATGGCGGCGCTTGTCGCGCCGATCCAGATCCTTGCGGGCGACATGCACGGCCTCAATACGCTGGAGCATCAGCCAGCCAAGGTCATGGCGATGGAAGGGCACTTCCAGTCGCACCCCGATGGCGCGCCGCTCTACTTGTTCGGTGTGCCTGACGACAAGGCGCAGACGCTGAACTACGCCGTGGGCATCCCCAAGGCGTCGAGCCTGATCCTCAAGCACGATCTCGATGCTCCGCTGGCGGGCCTCGATACCATTGCGCCAGACAAGCGCCCGCCGGTGTGGATCGTGTTCTGGTCTTTCCGGGTCATGGTCGCCATCGGCTTTGCCATGCTCGGTCTCGGCTTGTGGAGCCTGCTCGCCCGGATTCGCAAACGGCTGTACGATTGGCCCGCGCTTTATCGCGCTGCCATCGTGATGGGACCATCGGGCTTTGTTGCCGTGATTGCCGGATGGGTGACTACCGAAGTCGGCCGCCAGCCTTATACGGTCTACGGCTTGCTCACCACGGCAGACTCGGTCAGCCCCATCGCGGCGCCTGCCGTTGCCGCATCACTGCTCGCCTTCGTCGTGGTCTACTTCGCGGTGTTCGGCGTCGGCACCTGGTATCTCCTGCGCCTGATGAGCGCGGCCCCCGAACCCCATGAGGACGGGCCGGAAGACAATGAGCGGGCACCGATCCGCTCGGCGGGGATCACACCTGCCCAGCAGCGTGAAGGAGCGGCATGA